A genomic stretch from Malus domestica chromosome 15, GDT2T_hap1 includes:
- the LOC139192123 gene encoding uncharacterized protein: MLCSCSSPICSESSSQPHSCIQKMPPDGDLCTCFACENGGANGGHHISPDPNCEHCREFDPSPSSLYYSSSLGYVSAPLSDSEKLRRVVTASIKGFTIGAGLAIFSILARLRRRKLLASLRRR, encoded by the exons ATGCTCTGCAGCTGCAG CAGTCCCATCTGCTCCGAATCGTCTTCGCAACCCCATTCCTGCATTCAAAAGATGCCGCCGGACGGCGACCTCTGCACGTGCTTCGCCTGCGAAAATGGTGGCGCCAACGGCGGGCACCACATATCCCCTGATCCGAACTGTGAGCATTGCAGGGAGTTCGATCCCTCACCCTCGTCGCTTTACTATTCTTCCTCGCTCGGATACGTTTCTGCGCCGCTGAGCGACTCGGAGAAGCTGCGGCGAGTCGTGACTGCTTCGATTAAGGGCTTCACCATCGGCGCCGGCCTCGCCATTTTCTCCATCCTAGCTCGGCTGAGACGACGGAAGCTCTTAGCATCTCTCAG GAGACGTTGA
- the LOC103426281 gene encoding multifunctional methyltransferase subunit TRM112 homolog A-like produces the protein MRLLTHNMLSSNIKGVTNGFPLRIEIEKVVEKPVDFNPEFLRNMFPKIEWKALVNAARSMGYVELPEEVEPSTLYSEDFLHKFHHALLELHLEEGALICPETGRRFPVSKGIPNMLLHEDEV, from the coding sequence ATGAGGCTGCTAACCCACAACATGCTGTCGTCGAACATCAAGGGCGTGACCAACGGCTTCCCTCTGCGCATTGAAATAGAGAAGGTGGTTGAAAAGCCGGTCGATTTCAACCCTGAATTCCTCAGGAACATGTTCCCTAAGATCGAGTGGAAGGCCCTTGTCAATGCCGCTCGTAGTATGGGCTATGTTGAGCTCCCTGAGGAGGTTGAGCCTTCTACGCTTTATTCTGAAGATTTTCTTCACAAGTTCCACCATGCCCTTTTGGAGCTTCATCTCGAGGAGGGTGCGCTTATTTGCCCTGAGACCGGTCGCCGCTTTCCGGTTAGTAAGGGAATACCCAATATGCTGCTTCATGAAGACGAAGTGTGA